In the Niveibacterium umoris genome, GCGGCTGGGCGACGCGTCGCCGCTGATCGTGCTGCCGGGCATGGATTCGATTGACGCCAGCGATGTGGCCACCGACCTGCTCGGCCACTCGTACTACGCCGACGGCGACTCGGTGGTGGCCGACATCATCGAAGTGATCTCTGATAAAGGCCCGCCGGACAACCGCACCTGGCTGGAAGCCCTGCGCGGCGACCACGGGCGCTTCTTCCGCTTCAAACCGCTCTCGGCAGTCTTGCCGCAGTCGCGCGCCGCAACGCCTTGAGTGCTCAGCCGATCACATCCTCGGTATCGAACTCGGTGACGCCGCCACGTGCGACATTGATGAAGCGGCGGATCGTCGTCACCAGCTGGTAGGCAGGCAGGCCGCGTTCGAAGATCAGGTTGTAGTCGGCGTAGAGCACGTCCTCGTCGACCACCGAAAAGCGCACCAGGATCAGGCCCGCGTTCAGCCGGTTCGCAAGCACCAGGCGCGCGGCGGGGTCGCTGCGTTCGCGAAAGCGGAAGATCGTGCGCAAGGCGATCAGCTTGCGCGCTTCATCCACCATCACCCGCACCCGGCCACTCTCGGTCTCCACGACCAGCGAGTCGTCGTCGAGCTCGAAAGCCAGCAGCACGCGGCGGAACAGCGCCATCAACCCGCTCACCGTCACCTGTTCCTCAAGCAGGAAGTCTCCGTCCGCAGCCCACGGGGAACCCGGCATTTGCAGCGACGGTGCGAGCACGGTCGGCGGATCGGACTCCGCGGCGGACGTGAGCTGATTCTTGAAACGTGACAGAAACTTGATCATGACGCATCTCCGTGGCGGGTTCATGCAACGCAAACCGCGCTGCACAGCCTGAGACG is a window encoding:
- a CDS encoding YbjN domain-containing protein is translated as MIKFLSRFKNQLTSAAESDPPTVLAPSLQMPGSPWAADGDFLLEEQVTVSGLMALFRRVLLAFELDDDSLVVETESGRVRVMVDEARKLIALRTIFRFRERSDPAARLVLANRLNAGLILVRFSVVDEDVLYADYNLIFERGLPAYQLVTTIRRFINVARGGVTEFDTEDVIG